From a region of the Leishmania major strain Friedlin complete genome, chromosome 32 genome:
- a CDS encoding small nuclear ribonucleoprotein component-like protein, translating to MDFGYDEYGNRTSASNGDGRGGEEGRSEWRSVQESRGSSKSRSRSAEEDAHGRPLDRSDSGSHSDFSDDVELVIGEEGTQALHEPLVDQSELQSHGRRAVGWSNEAQFLLENRYAGREGTASSQLVLLDGDRHHQRPHSASASQNYLDVLSTLPDRMRNVVVAGSLHHGKTSLVELLLHERSYHKRQDEVDREMTLKSHVLTIITGGAELQPTSRQITVIDTPGHPDLIGETASGMRLADAVLFCVDAAESLSDHSERLLRHAIVNEQLPIVLVITKVDRLMIDIKLPPLDAYRKLRMVVDAVNNVIASCGTTYDAFLVSPERGTVCFSSVKLGLCFSLETFAMKYAAAYPRINAAALATKLWGQTTYEKKEFKKIVNFRQRPSFVQFVLEPLYKIVAHSVTGEAAQTLSPDLAKLPRSPLSALQEAMRYFCGAPTGETLDAILSVLPAPPARSRWLSEKYGTSALCSMRDAAAAAAEGKEGGAATARADDLVIAVASLQRVFEAKDTLAAVVRVTYGTLRVNSRSKSKGAWVSSSCNGGQSRLRLIAFDEFSSDADPYYEVEVQGLYLRTVEDGFVPVQRATAGQTVYATGLPARSGSHIVLVGGAAAAAVLAEDEGAPAPPEACGITSEWVVPIKVRSLGFPQPLLHVSMEVRDPAKASSVQDGLGVLLRTSPGLDVHKEETGEYTISGFGELQLDTALHELRHGLCPSVPVGISQPFVTFAETVQDAEGLLAMTGTRNNSVGFVSGALPRTFTQAIEYEQLRLFSTELDEDRQPRKLWTILRRDYGFDALDAQHVLAAGPDGTKGPSILIDDTLAEEAHHPLKAAHQRAVVSAFRSTMAAGPLVGEMVRGVAAKLIFADIDASTRDAVVLSNARTALRHSLFGARPRLMEPVMAVEILCAPECVVQLGDILQQRRGAMLGEEPIAATTLIRAHALVPAMDSFGLETQIRMLTHGQAFPLFRFHQWDVVPGDPFDASIHVGPLEPARGHQLARDFVLKTRFRKGLPQNMLTDL from the coding sequence ATGGACTTCGGCTACGACGAGTATGGAAaccgcaccagcgccagcaacggcgaTGGTAGGGGGGGTGAAGAAGGCAGATCCGAATGGCGCTCTGTTCAGGAGTCGCGAGGCAGCTCCAAGTCCAGGTCGCGCAGTGCCGAGGAGGACGCTCACGGTCGACCTCTCGACAGAAGTGATTCGGGGAGCCACTCCGACTTCAGTGACGATGTCGAACTTGTCATTGGTGAGGAGGGCACACAGGCGCTGCACGAGCCACTGGTGGACCAGAGCGAGCTGCAGTCGCACGGGCGCCGAGCCGTGGGCTGGAGCAATGAAGCGCAGTTCTTGCTGGAGAACCGCTATGCCGGGCGGGAAGGCACAGCGTCTTCACAGCTGGTACTGCTGGACGGCGATCGTCATCACCAACGGCCACACAGCGCGTCGGCTTCGCAGAACTACCTAGACGTTCTCTCCACCCTACCCGACCGCATGCGGAACGTCGTGGTTGCTGGCTCCCTCCACCATGGCAAGACGTCGCTggtcgagctgctgctgcacgagcgTTCGTACCACAAGCGACAGGATGAGGTTGATCGAGAGATGACATTGAAGAGCCACGTGCTGACCATCATCACTGGgggcgcggagctgcagccgaCTTCTCGGCAAATCACGGTCATTGACACTCCGGGACATCCGGATCTGATTGGTGAGACCGCGTCCGGCATGCGTCTTGCGGACGCCGTTCTGTTCTGTGTCGACGCGGCAGAGTCGTTGAGCGACCACAgcgagcggctgctgcgccacgccaTTGTAAATGAGCAGTTGCCGATTGTCCTTGTCATTACCAAGGTGGACCGTCTCATGATCGACATCAAGCTACCACCGCTCGACGCGTACCGCAAGCTGCGCATGGTCGTGGATGCTGTCAACAACGTCATCGCGAGCTGTGGCACCACGTATGACGCCTTCCTTGTATCCCCTGAGCGTGGCACGGTGTGCTTCTCTTCTGTCAAACTTGGCCTCTGCTTTTCACTGGAGACGTTCGCGATGAAGTACGCGGCGGCGTACCCACGCAtcaacgccgctgcgctcgcgaCGAAGCTGTGGGGGCAAACCACATATGAAAAGAAGGAATTCAAGAAGATTGTTAACTTCCGTCAGCGCCCCAGTTTTGTGCAGTTCGTGCTGGAACCACTCTACAAAATCGTCGCGCACTCGGTGACgggcgaggcagcgcagaCCCTCTCGCCTGACCTCGCCAAGCTGCCTCGCTCGCCGCtctcggcgctgcaggaggcaaTGCGCTACTTCTGCGGCGCCCCTACCGGAGAGACCTTGGATGCAATCCTCAGTGTGTTGCCGGCACCTCCGGCTCGTTCGCGGTGGCTCTCCGAGAAGTACGGCACAAGTGCGTTGTGCTCTATGagagacgctgccgctgccgccgctgaggggaaggagggtggCGCCGCTACAGCGAGGGCCGACGACCTTGTCATCGCTGTCGCATCTCTCCAGCGTGTCTTCGAAGCCAAGGATACCCTGGCAGCCGTCGTGCGCGTCACGTACGGCACTCTGCGTGTAAACAGCAGGAGCAAGAGCAAGGGCGCATGGGTGTCGAGTAGCTGCAACGGTGGCCAGTCGAGACTCCGGCTAATCGCCTTTGACGAGTTCAGCAGTGACGCGGACCCGTACTATGAGGTGGAGGTACAGGGTCTGTACCTGCGTACTGTGGAAGATGGCTTTGTGCCGGTTCAACGAGCCACCGCGGGGCAGACGGTGTACGCGACGGGCTTGCCGGCGCGATCGGGGTCGCACATTGTTCTggtgggcggcgccgcggcggcagccgtgtTGGCCGAGGACGAAGGcgctcccgctcctcccGAAGCTTGCGGCATCACTTCAGAGTGGGTTGTACCCATCAAGGTGCGCTCGTTGGGGTTCCCGCAGCCACTGCTGCACGTCTCGATGGAGGTGCGCGACCCAGCGAAAGCCAGCAGTGTCCAGGACGGTCTCGGCGTGCTGCTCCGCACCTCCCCTGGTCTCGACGTACACAAAGAGGAAACTGGCGAGTACACGATCAGCGGCTTTGgggagctgcagctggacACAGCGCTGCACGAACTCCGCCATGGTCTGTGCCCTAGCGTGCCGGTCGGTATTTCGCAGCCGTTCGTGACGTTCGCAGAGACGGTGCAAGACGCGGAAGGCCTGCTGGCCATGACGGGAACGCGCAACAACTCCGTCGGCTTTGTAAGCGGGGCACTGCCACGCACTTTCACGCAAGCAATCGAgtacgagcagctgcgcctcttctCGACGGAGCTCGACGAAGACCGTCAGCCGCGTAAGCTGTGGACGATATTGCGACGTGACTACGGCTTTGACGCGCTcgacgcgcagcacgtgctAGCTGCTGGGCCGGACGGCACGAAGGGGCCCAGCATTCTCATTGACGACACCTTGGCAGAGGAGGCCCATCACCCTCTCAAAGCCGCCCACCAGCGTGCTGTCGTCTCGGCCTTCCGTTCCACTATGGCGGCCGGCCCTTTGGTGGGTGAGATGGTCCGCGGCGTGGCCGCAAAGCTTATCTTTGCCGACATTGACGCATCGACCCGTGACGCCGTCGTCCTCTCgaacgcgcgcacggcacTCCGTCACTCTCTGTTTGGTGCCCGCCCTCGACTGATGGAGCCGGTGATGGCTGTTGAGATCTTGTGCGCACCCGAGTGTGTCGTACAGCTCGGCGAcatcctgcagcagcgacgtggcGCGATGCTCGGCGAAGAGCCTATCGCCGCCACAACCCTTATCCGAGCACACGCGTTGGTACCTGCCATGGACAGCTTTGGTCTGGAGACGCAGATACGCATGCTCACGCACGGGCAGGCTTTTCCGCTCTTCCGGTTTCATCAGTGGGACGTCGTTCCAGGAGACCCGTTCGACGCCAGCATCCACGTTGGCCCGCTGGAGCCGGCGAGGGGTCATCAGCTGGCGCGCGACTTTGTGCTCAAGACGCGCTTTCGCAAAGGTCTGCCGCAGAACATGCTGACGGACCTCTAG